The sequence GCGCCCGCCGAGGTCGTTCGCCGTTCCCGCTCGGACAGCGCGAAGGCGCCGCGGCCGCGCAGCGCCACGAGGACGAAGGCGTCGAACGGCAGCGCCTCGGGCGCGACGATGGGTGCATTCTGCAACGACCTGCCGATCTTCGCGGGATCGAGGTCGACCCAGAGATCGGCCGCGAGCCCACGCTCGGCGAGGGCCCTCCCGAGGCGCCGCCCGGTCTTGCCGGCGCCCCAGATGGCGAGGGGGCGGCGTGACTGCCCGCTCTCCAGCCCCGGCGCGAGCGGGCCGAGGTGCTCGTCGAGGTGCCGCGCGAGGTAGTGCGCGCGGGCGAGGAGCAGCGCGCGCTCGGAGCATCGCGCGTCGCGAAACGTGGCGCGGCCGGCGTGGTGACGCCACGAGAGGAGCACCCGCGGCACCTTGGCGAGCCCGAAGCCCGCCTCGGCGAGGCGCAGCCAGAGGTCGTAGTCCTCCGCCCAGTCGTGGTCCGCGCCGGCGGCGCCGGGCTCGCGGTAGCCCCCCACCTGCGCGAGCGCGTCGCGGCGGAGCAAGGTCGACGGGTGACACAGCGGCGCCTCGATGAAGCGCGCGGCGGCGTGCTCCTCGCGAGTCACGAGCCCGTTTTGCCACGCCACGTAGGCCTCCAGGCCCGGCGCGGGCGTCTCGCTCTCCACGGCCACT is a genomic window of Myxococcales bacterium containing:
- a CDS encoding glycosyltransferase; its protein translation is MRDGAAISVLLPFRDAAGTVASAARGVLGSPLVRELLAIDDGSLDGGAARVRELADRDPRVRVVESHGVGVARALALGVSLARHALLGRMDADDLSLPGRFEASAALLASDPGLGAVGTQVAVESETPAPGLEAYVAWQNGLVTREEHAAARFIEAPLCHPSTLLRRDALAQVGGYREPGAAGADHDWAEDYDLWLRLAEAGFGLAKVPRVLLSWRHHAGRATFRDARCSERALLLARAHYLARHLDEHLGPLAPGLESGQSRRPLAIWGAGKTGRRLGRALAERGLAADLWVDLDPAKIGRSLQNAPIVAPEALPFDAFVLVALRGRGAFALSERERRTTSAGAAGAAGVGGYARDIVRARLTAGGRLEGADFLCAG